One stretch of Deinococcus sp. LM3 DNA includes these proteins:
- a CDS encoding replication initiator protein A, producing MVKGLPMKPIREAQYHDELNLARLNVILATNRTKLQHWQKRLQLDAFGEIAIECTAANGHVVPHGLDNDVLMGLITGAVLQNVEPGGEIRLTATELIRLSGLPDCERVFQRLEESLERLQWTALKISEAWFDEGKQHARSIKLSIVSKHWVENVTDPTVKNPGQWQGITKLVIRLDPELTRSIRIGYIRPLNSAILGQIKQPMGRSVYRALSLLRTTSTTSGPAPLCMELPLVAWADHLGLTHHLPELNFVQKIQRALEPAHAALQSAGYLAEVKYSGRGDAKTVSYTFAAEEMQPVNPEVAQLLRPHLGEQRAIQLATELTPEHVRTVLGQFERLLQTDYSRKVRSRPGLLHDMLINPGKYNSVTGLPEKPTARQPIRELLPIDDVMPTPNQAAFEMTFKVVSRSWQEANIRQYKPRLWELYKDGRITTFDLSRQLSDLDPSSVAAQLDRWEQAV from the coding sequence ATGGTTAAAGGGCTGCCCATGAAGCCAATTCGTGAAGCGCAGTATCACGATGAGCTGAACCTAGCTCGGCTGAACGTTATCCTAGCCACAAACCGAACCAAGCTGCAGCACTGGCAGAAGAGACTCCAGTTGGACGCGTTTGGAGAAATTGCCATTGAGTGCACCGCAGCTAATGGTCACGTGGTCCCACACGGTCTCGACAATGACGTGTTGATGGGCCTGATCACAGGAGCCGTGTTACAGAATGTTGAACCTGGAGGCGAGATCCGGCTGACCGCGACCGAACTCATTCGATTGAGCGGTCTGCCGGACTGTGAGCGTGTCTTTCAGCGCCTTGAAGAATCTCTGGAGCGGCTCCAGTGGACCGCCCTCAAGATCAGCGAAGCCTGGTTTGATGAGGGTAAACAGCACGCACGCAGCATCAAACTGTCCATCGTCAGCAAACACTGGGTTGAGAACGTTACTGATCCCACTGTCAAGAATCCGGGTCAGTGGCAAGGCATAACAAAGCTGGTTATCCGCCTGGATCCGGAACTGACGAGAAGCATTCGCATTGGATACATTAGGCCGCTCAATAGTGCCATTCTCGGTCAGATCAAACAGCCGATGGGGCGGAGCGTCTACCGAGCACTGTCGCTCCTCCGCACCACCTCAACGACAAGTGGACCAGCGCCGCTGTGCATGGAACTCCCGCTCGTCGCCTGGGCCGATCACCTTGGGTTGACGCATCATCTTCCAGAGCTCAACTTCGTTCAGAAAATTCAGCGGGCCCTGGAACCTGCACATGCAGCCTTGCAGAGCGCAGGCTACTTAGCGGAGGTCAAATATAGTGGCCGAGGTGATGCCAAAACCGTGTCATACACGTTCGCTGCAGAAGAAATGCAGCCGGTCAACCCAGAGGTTGCACAACTACTCCGACCACACCTCGGAGAACAGCGCGCCATTCAGTTGGCCACTGAGCTGACACCAGAGCATGTCCGGACAGTCCTGGGGCAGTTCGAGAGGCTGCTCCAGACTGACTACAGCCGGAAAGTTCGCAGCCGACCAGGGCTACTCCACGACATGTTGATCAATCCAGGCAAGTACAACAGCGTCACCGGTTTGCCAGAAAAACCCACGGCCAGACAACCTATCCGGGAGCTTTTACCCATTGACGACGTCATGCCAACACCAAACCAAGCTGCCTTCGAGATGACCTTTAAAGTCGTGTCTAGATCTTGGCAGGAAGCCAACATCCGGCAGTACAAGCCCCGGTTATGGGAACTCTACAAAGATGGCCGAATCACGACGTTCGACTTGTCACGGCAGCTTTCCGACCTTGATCCATCGTCAGTGGCCGCACAACTTGATCGTTGGGAGCAGGCTGTCTGA
- a CDS encoding type II secretion system protein translates to MRQGFTLIELLVVIAIIAVLAALLLPSYAGAIKDTDRRAATLHAQAVRLALNTTLAGNPQLTTATWGTVTCTSARDITANGVTTPNGGNGWSDAPRGTSCVAVSETQRTYRVTVTLADGSTASAP, encoded by the coding sequence ATGCGCCAAGGATTCACACTGATCGAGTTACTGGTGGTGATCGCCATCATCGCGGTCCTCGCCGCCCTGCTGCTGCCCAGCTACGCGGGCGCGATCAAAGACACCGACCGCAGGGCCGCCACCCTCCACGCCCAGGCCGTCCGCCTGGCCCTGAACACGACACTGGCAGGTAATCCCCAGCTGACCACGGCCACTTGGGGGACCGTGACCTGCACGTCGGCGCGCGACATCACCGCGAACGGCGTGACGACCCCAAACGGTGGAAACGGCTGGTCAGATGCCCCCCGCGGCACCTCCTGCGTCGCCGTGTCAGAAACGCAACGCACGTACCGGGTCACCGTTACTCTCGCCGACGGCTCCACCGCGAGTGCACCGTGA
- a CDS encoding prepilin-type N-terminal cleavage/methylation domain-containing protein gives MNRAGFSMAEILVVIAITAILTAIGVTAMPKQNQDVTLDGLPSRFMAALESAHGQAMAERTTVTLAGTARELTVTTVDGTERVSFAPAQAGGTITIQPSGSTTGTVTLTLPNGTCSRYSLTMYGTSAAGMC, from the coding sequence GTGAACCGCGCCGGATTCAGCATGGCCGAGATCCTGGTCGTCATCGCCATCACGGCCATCCTCACCGCGATCGGCGTCACGGCCATGCCCAAGCAGAACCAGGACGTCACCCTGGACGGCCTGCCGAGCCGGTTCATGGCCGCCCTGGAAAGTGCTCACGGGCAGGCCATGGCCGAACGCACCACCGTCACCCTCGCCGGTACGGCCCGGGAGCTCACCGTGACCACCGTCGACGGGACAGAACGCGTCTCCTTCGCCCCGGCACAGGCGGGCGGCACCATTACCATCCAGCCCAGCGGCTCCACGACAGGCACCGTCACGCTCACGCTGCCCAACGGAACATGCAGCCGGTACAGCCTGACCATGTACGGCACCAGTGCAGCAGGGATGTGCTGA
- a CDS encoding helix-turn-helix domain-containing protein, producing MARSHRRIEISEEDDQRLRELETSRHTCPKVRLRASILRLHRQGWTVPQLSNHFNRNHQAIHNDLTRFSQHGIPGLADACSPGRPSHMTPEIEQFLREKLLEERFWNAPLLSEQISRTFGVTIGPRALANHLQRLGYSWKRARYSPAKQLDPDIVQHHQDSLETLKKGHWTAD from the coding sequence ATGGCCCGTTCCCATCGGCGCATTGAGATTTCCGAAGAAGATGACCAGCGACTTCGTGAGCTGGAAACCAGTCGGCACACCTGCCCGAAGGTCCGACTTCGGGCCAGCATTCTGCGCCTTCACCGACAAGGTTGGACCGTTCCTCAGCTGTCCAACCACTTCAATCGGAACCATCAGGCGATTCACAATGACCTGACGAGATTCTCCCAACACGGCATTCCTGGGTTGGCGGACGCGTGTTCACCGGGTCGACCTTCCCACATGACCCCAGAGATCGAGCAGTTTCTCCGCGAGAAACTGCTCGAAGAGCGCTTCTGGAACGCTCCGTTGCTCTCCGAGCAGATCAGCAGGACGTTCGGAGTCACCATCGGACCTCGCGCGCTGGCTAATCATCTCCAGCGCCTGGGATACAGCTGGAAGCGGGCCCGCTATTCACCAGCCAAACAGCTCGACCCGGACATCGTTCAGCACCATCAGGACTCCCTCGAGACCTTAAAAAAGGGGCACTGGACGGCAGATTGA
- a CDS encoding C39 family peptidase, producing the protein MGGGAVAQHVPVRYVSQPSGYVLQGMPLVRQTFNACGPASITQVLEYYGIRVTQAAVSAQTRPTSRSYMTARAIVDYAPQVGMEARLFRGGSVQTVRSAIRNGLPLIVLQTQMIAGRSIPHWRVASGFDDARRLVYLMDPLLGYVTMPYADFERVWADHQGTFAVLYPPALRDVVRRAIG; encoded by the coding sequence ATGGGCGGGGGAGCTGTGGCACAGCATGTGCCCGTTAGGTACGTGTCCCAGCCGTCTGGGTACGTGTTGCAGGGCATGCCCTTGGTACGCCAGACCTTCAACGCCTGTGGTCCTGCCAGTATCACGCAGGTCCTCGAGTACTACGGGATTCGGGTGACACAGGCGGCCGTCTCTGCTCAGACCCGCCCTACGTCCCGCTCGTATATGACCGCGCGCGCGATCGTTGATTACGCCCCACAAGTTGGGATGGAGGCGCGCCTGTTCCGTGGTGGCAGTGTTCAAACCGTTCGCTCGGCCATCCGGAATGGACTGCCGCTGATCGTCCTGCAGACGCAGATGATCGCCGGGCGCAGCATCCCGCACTGGCGGGTTGCATCCGGATTCGACGACGCCCGCCGTCTGGTGTACCTCATGGATCCCCTGCTGGGGTACGTCACCATGCCCTACGCAGATTTCGAACGGGTCTGGGCGGATCATCAGGGCACCTTCGCGGTCCTGTACCCCCCCGCCCTGCGGGACGTGGTGCGCCGCGCCATCGGCTGA
- a CDS encoding bifunctional DNA primase/polymerase, with translation MAALLDEALACLARGCSILPVHAGNDRDKDPHSALLIRTGYHRPDPENPARLRASWKPLQTAAPSAETVTAWFANTQNVGMALVTGRISGRIVIDFDGDEGRAYAHSLGIRPHVRTGGGYHWHLRAPEWRVGNLVGKSTHGAPDCVDVRGDGGNAILPPTVTRKGPYVYLRDPADIDTLDDLPLTLREALRLVPPLPAPPPMTGPLPRGDDRYPSSRILDWALQKVQDGTLGGRNDTGYHLAWALYNNGYSHAEVLQVGQTYVSHVGHQHPDGRGAPYTLDEYRASMRTAYTAPRGEPWGYSSTDARSTPQTATQALEDVYAQLPPEDQARAAHLVAREWAATGRPIEDTIRYLRLIGHDAAPKTARAAYVAHERREAMPGSLDTFLRARRVRYGRST, from the coding sequence ATGGCAGCGCTGCTTGATGAAGCCCTCGCGTGCCTGGCACGGGGGTGCTCCATCCTCCCCGTGCACGCAGGCAATGACCGGGACAAGGATCCACACAGTGCCCTGCTAATCCGGACGGGCTACCACCGTCCAGACCCTGAGAACCCCGCGCGCCTCCGGGCCAGCTGGAAGCCCCTCCAGACTGCCGCCCCCTCCGCAGAAACCGTCACGGCGTGGTTTGCCAACACGCAGAACGTCGGGATGGCACTCGTGACCGGCCGCATCAGTGGCCGGATCGTCATTGACTTCGACGGTGACGAAGGCCGCGCGTACGCCCACTCGCTGGGTATCCGGCCGCACGTCCGCACGGGCGGCGGCTATCACTGGCACTTACGGGCACCCGAGTGGCGCGTCGGGAATCTGGTCGGGAAGTCCACCCACGGCGCCCCCGACTGCGTCGACGTCCGGGGCGACGGCGGAAACGCCATCCTGCCGCCGACCGTGACCCGCAAGGGGCCTTACGTGTACCTCCGGGACCCGGCGGACATCGACACGCTCGACGACCTGCCCCTGACCCTGCGCGAAGCGCTCCGCCTGGTGCCACCACTCCCGGCGCCACCACCGATGACCGGTCCTCTCCCCCGCGGTGACGACCGATACCCCAGCAGCCGCATCCTCGACTGGGCACTCCAGAAAGTTCAGGACGGAACACTCGGTGGCCGGAACGACACGGGGTATCACCTTGCGTGGGCGCTGTACAACAACGGCTACAGCCACGCGGAAGTGCTCCAGGTCGGCCAGACGTACGTCAGCCATGTCGGGCACCAACACCCGGATGGTCGGGGGGCACCGTACACCCTGGACGAGTACCGCGCGAGCATGCGCACCGCGTACACCGCACCACGTGGCGAGCCGTGGGGGTACAGCAGCACAGATGCCCGTTCTACGCCACAGACCGCCACTCAGGCGTTGGAGGACGTATACGCCCAGCTCCCACCCGAAGATCAAGCGCGGGCGGCGCACCTGGTCGCGCGCGAGTGGGCGGCCACTGGACGGCCCATCGAGGACACCATCCGGTACCTGCGCTTGATCGGCCATGACGCGGCCCCGAAGACCGCTCGCGCGGCCTACGTCGCACACGAGCGCCGTGAAGCCATGCCCGGGTCCTTGGACACCTTCCTGCGCGCCCGGCGGGTGCGGTACGGGAGGAGCACTTGA
- a CDS encoding prepilin-type N-terminal cleavage/methylation domain-containing protein encodes MQPRGFTLIWVLIVLVILAAVSGAMLQSANTSDRTARAVARGTLIRIQEQNTLTYGQRLLEANAGTLLRSLPAASSHATGELQSQLQRQVDEWCTRNIDGSGSQIRIYFSSTACGTGLPEGQTAPTLQLKSTGTNLWAMEAEFFLVAGPPSRPTVRRGTLNARYGAPPASAYALLSAGDTTLDSRVRIQGDAHVDGRLTLRGTVDLSGALSTSNCQVVTAGCVGAAEVNLADTRTNVMSIVPTPAHPADLTGALSVGQAGETAGMTTPSLSGLTIVANTVDLGVLASGEQYIRACVSFFACTTYLGTTDGDLQEGSVRNATLISGWTGAIGITPAGSEVVIRPVNPDAPSVARSLSLVVTGAAKVDGNLTYTQTSCSVDSCTSDLSTDALSIQASRVTVTTRTVRTHATVITDQFLVTAPLTLFGSLIGAPTGVNAQLYIQGDARARTGLAPVGVPRLAARWRAATVTVDQ; translated from the coding sequence ATGCAACCGAGAGGCTTTACCCTCATCTGGGTCCTGATCGTCCTTGTGATCCTGGCCGCCGTCAGCGGCGCCATGCTGCAATCCGCCAACACCAGCGACCGGACCGCACGCGCCGTCGCGCGGGGCACCCTCATTCGCATCCAGGAACAGAACACCCTGACCTACGGTCAACGCCTCCTGGAAGCCAATGCAGGCACACTCCTCCGGTCCCTACCAGCCGCGAGTTCACATGCGACCGGAGAACTCCAAAGCCAGTTGCAACGCCAGGTCGACGAGTGGTGCACCCGGAACATCGACGGGAGTGGAAGCCAGATTCGGATCTACTTCTCCTCCACGGCGTGCGGTACGGGGCTGCCCGAAGGACAGACAGCTCCAACCCTCCAGTTGAAAAGCACGGGCACGAACCTATGGGCCATGGAGGCCGAATTCTTCCTCGTGGCAGGACCGCCGAGTCGCCCCACCGTTCGCCGAGGCACACTCAACGCGCGCTATGGTGCGCCCCCTGCCAGCGCGTACGCCCTGCTGAGCGCCGGCGACACCACGCTCGATTCGCGCGTCCGCATCCAGGGAGACGCGCACGTGGATGGCCGACTGACGCTGCGAGGTACGGTGGATCTCAGTGGAGCCCTCAGCACCAGCAACTGTCAGGTCGTCACGGCCGGATGTGTCGGCGCCGCTGAAGTCAATCTCGCCGACACCCGCACCAATGTCATGTCCATCGTCCCCACGCCCGCTCACCCGGCTGACCTCACCGGTGCCCTCAGCGTCGGCCAAGCGGGAGAGACGGCCGGGATGACCACACCCAGCCTGTCAGGCCTCACGATCGTGGCCAACACCGTCGACCTCGGTGTCCTGGCAAGTGGTGAGCAGTACATCCGAGCTTGCGTGTCGTTCTTCGCGTGCACGACGTACCTCGGGACGACAGACGGCGACCTACAGGAAGGGAGCGTGCGGAACGCCACCCTCATCTCAGGGTGGACCGGCGCGATCGGCATCACGCCCGCAGGGTCGGAGGTGGTGATCCGTCCCGTCAACCCTGACGCGCCGAGCGTGGCGCGCTCACTGAGCCTCGTCGTGACGGGGGCCGCGAAGGTGGACGGGAACCTCACGTACACGCAGACCAGTTGCTCAGTCGACTCCTGCACGTCAGACCTGTCCACGGACGCCCTGTCCATTCAGGCCTCCAGGGTGACCGTGACGACTCGCACCGTGCGGACCCACGCGACAGTCATCACGGATCAGTTCCTCGTGACAGCCCCGTTAACCCTGTTCGGATCGCTGATCGGTGCACCGACCGGGGTCAACGCGCAGCTGTACATCCAGGGCGATGCCAGAGCCCGCACGGGCCTCGCGCCAGTCGGTGTGCCCCGGCTGGCTGCACGGTGGCGCGCAGCCACGGTCACGGTGGACCAATGA
- a CDS encoding transcription elongation factor, whose protein sequence is MNDRLDLAQLAPHAPKRNVADFLRRTIDPDFLERCVDKQASVAAQRAAARKRGDDVTITAPLAGVLIGTKQQYPALYDAFFALVKAGVMARHQRTAITEGMPFAGVKSGDRVAVTERDFIDPLTVHTREGVDIDLRAESALVRLSRSWMEVDRVFNAETVLSRGEAGALEATQFAHSEYQVLSESLLTEVLDVEGLLIPWDASPRDARVLAETISDTYLRARVLAALDQMDGVDDSRRVYLHSEGQPAFRVRKIAPVEKWKPYTPTPPQRTVPEPTPQKRRPSRTTTAKKRVVSVAAHADMLTRLSALRQERETISELMGSAIEDGDLRESAAYDEARTRMFETDAAISQLERDLLDVEPGDVDSNIGRTFEITIAGVPKTVRLTDGHPQIGEVSTAGSLGQALLHATAGQTVTVTSTHHRLVPTTSRQIMTAGTVTSKRHVPEGVTAPAINDVHTQYTSTLVTYKREQPVQVVNVIHILSIT, encoded by the coding sequence ATGAATGACCGACTTGATCTGGCCCAGCTCGCCCCCCACGCCCCCAAGCGGAACGTCGCCGATTTCCTTCGCCGGACCATCGACCCTGACTTCCTCGAACGCTGCGTGGACAAGCAGGCCAGTGTGGCCGCCCAGCGAGCCGCTGCCCGCAAACGCGGCGATGACGTGACGATCACGGCGCCCCTGGCCGGCGTCCTGATCGGCACAAAACAGCAGTACCCCGCCCTATACGACGCGTTCTTCGCCCTTGTGAAGGCTGGGGTCATGGCGCGCCACCAACGCACCGCGATCACCGAAGGCATGCCGTTCGCTGGCGTGAAGTCCGGTGACCGCGTGGCCGTGACGGAACGCGACTTCATTGACCCCTTGACCGTGCACACCCGCGAGGGCGTGGACATCGACCTCCGTGCCGAAAGCGCCCTGGTGCGTCTCTCCCGTTCATGGATGGAAGTGGACCGCGTGTTCAACGCGGAAACCGTCCTCTCCAGGGGTGAAGCGGGCGCGCTGGAAGCCACCCAATTCGCGCACAGTGAGTATCAGGTCCTCAGCGAGAGCCTCCTGACCGAGGTCCTCGACGTCGAAGGCCTGCTCATCCCCTGGGACGCGTCACCTCGTGACGCCCGGGTCCTCGCCGAAACCATCAGTGACACGTACCTGCGCGCCCGCGTGCTGGCCGCGCTCGATCAGATGGACGGCGTGGATGACAGCAGGCGCGTCTACCTCCACAGCGAAGGCCAACCCGCCTTCCGCGTCCGGAAGATTGCACCCGTCGAGAAGTGGAAGCCGTACACGCCCACCCCTCCTCAGCGGACCGTCCCGGAACCCACTCCCCAGAAACGGCGCCCCAGCCGGACCACCACGGCGAAGAAACGTGTGGTTTCCGTCGCGGCACACGCCGACATGCTCACCCGCCTGAGCGCCCTCCGACAGGAACGAGAGACCATCTCCGAACTGATGGGCAGCGCGATCGAAGACGGGGACCTGCGTGAAAGTGCCGCCTACGATGAAGCCCGCACCCGCATGTTCGAAACAGACGCCGCGATCAGTCAACTCGAACGCGACCTGCTCGACGTGGAACCGGGTGACGTGGACAGCAACATCGGCCGCACCTTCGAGATCACCATCGCCGGCGTCCCCAAAACTGTCCGCCTCACCGATGGACACCCCCAGATCGGCGAAGTCAGCACCGCCGGATCACTCGGTCAGGCCCTGCTCCACGCCACCGCTGGACAGACCGTGACCGTCACCTCCACGCACCACCGCCTCGTGCCCACCACCAGCCGTCAGATCATGACTGCCGGAACCGTCACGAGTAAGCGCCACGTCCCAGAAGGCGTGACCGCACCAGCCATCAACGACGTGCACACCCAGTACACGTCCACACTCGTCACCTACAAGCGGGAACAACCAGTCCAGGTTGTGAACGTGATCCACATCCTCAGCATCACCTGA
- a CDS encoding transposase has protein sequence MTLKYLDQTGLSLMLSVGATWFKRGSGHQFAIPTRWGSSGRINLIGTYSLHRHEEVLEVRELTGTCTGDQVTAYLDTLAAECRPGQLTVVVLDNAAFHKGALIRERRGVWEQQGLYLRYLPPYAPFLNLIEEVWRRLKGILMPRRCYNSVAELRDALLTGLKILGTRFI, from the coding sequence TTGACCCTGAAATACCTTGATCAGACGGGCCTCTCCCTGATGTTGTCGGTGGGTGCGACCTGGTTCAAGCGTGGTTCTGGGCACCAATTCGCGATCCCCACCCGGTGGGGATCGTCAGGGCGCATCAACTTGATCGGAACCTACAGCCTGCATCGTCACGAAGAGGTACTCGAAGTCCGCGAACTCACAGGAACCTGCACCGGGGATCAGGTCACGGCCTATCTGGACACGCTTGCCGCCGAATGCCGTCCTGGGCAGCTCACAGTCGTGGTGCTGGACAATGCGGCCTTTCACAAGGGAGCTCTGATCAGGGAACGACGTGGGGTGTGGGAGCAGCAGGGACTCTATCTGCGGTATCTCCCGCCGTATGCTCCTTTTCTAAACCTGATTGAGGAGGTGTGGCGCAGACTGAAGGGCATCCTGATGCCCCGCCGCTGCTACAACTCGGTCGCTGAACTTCGGGATGCTCTGCTGACTGGGCTCAAGATTCTCGGAACTCGGTTTATCTGA
- a CDS encoding prepilin-type N-terminal cleavage/methylation domain-containing protein — protein sequence MIKSTPPPIRGFTLIEVLVAVTIAVLVVGFVVAIIPRATSTSAEQAQTVRATTRVSAVTQILVEQFNDGGFAGFTTGTSSTLTAVFTTGASTTVPLQRDFATASTIYVPGLRATVGSQVLLVTSSGISKVATVTAMPSTGVFTLDCQPGLPTTGTVVAYPARTLTLALQDGTIRRTTNGVTSSLGSSEGVSFSYLYEETPSGRLIRDPAGAPANRVAAGTLVGLVPVSVDPRADRAAAVPLQVSRIRRMLGCTESAAITPNEGRLNVTISGLPTGATPDVSLSGPDAAVNGQRPTSSQSYQPVQRGTYAMTARQVSAGGRTYVPEVRGSPATLLNTWGQIYMATTYREARGTITANVTGLPAGGQGTITLTGPDAQTISVSNGSTAISVAAGTYSVSAPAVTISGVTYTPTVPSSITVTNNGNVTLPVNYTAPTGGTLVVNVIGLPTGGMADITYYYLANGATSKQTSGSGTVTFSGLAAGNYVVYGSNWLTYATTNVVATLPAGGTQYVTLNYGLGASEPRDPPDPPVVPTPVTPPPSSPSPTPTPTPTPSPTPTPSPEPSPTPTPPPSGGGGGGGGGGPPQCFYDGHGDGSCGF from the coding sequence ATGATCAAATCCACCCCCCCACCCATACGCGGCTTCACCCTCATCGAGGTCCTGGTTGCCGTCACGATCGCTGTCCTAGTCGTGGGCTTCGTCGTCGCCATCATCCCTCGCGCGACCAGTACCTCCGCCGAACAGGCCCAAACAGTGCGCGCCACGACCCGCGTGAGTGCCGTCACCCAGATCCTCGTCGAGCAATTCAACGACGGGGGCTTCGCCGGCTTCACCACGGGCACCAGCTCCACACTCACCGCCGTGTTCACGACGGGCGCTTCAACCACCGTGCCCCTCCAGCGAGACTTCGCCACGGCCTCGACCATCTACGTGCCCGGCCTGCGGGCCACTGTAGGTAGTCAGGTCCTGCTCGTCACCTCATCCGGCATCAGCAAGGTCGCAACCGTGACAGCCATGCCGAGCACGGGCGTATTCACGCTCGACTGCCAGCCAGGCCTGCCGACCACTGGCACGGTCGTGGCCTACCCGGCGCGCACGCTCACCCTGGCCCTCCAGGACGGCACCATCCGCCGCACCACCAACGGCGTCACGAGCAGCCTGGGCAGCAGTGAAGGTGTCTCGTTCTCGTACCTGTACGAGGAGACCCCGTCCGGCCGCCTCATCCGTGACCCAGCAGGCGCTCCTGCGAACCGCGTAGCCGCTGGCACACTCGTCGGCCTCGTCCCAGTCAGTGTCGATCCCCGAGCTGATCGCGCAGCCGCTGTGCCCCTCCAGGTGTCTAGGATCCGCCGCATGCTGGGATGCACCGAATCGGCCGCCATCACCCCGAACGAAGGCCGCCTGAACGTCACCATCTCCGGCCTCCCCACCGGCGCCACACCCGACGTGAGCCTGAGCGGCCCGGACGCCGCCGTCAACGGACAGCGCCCCACGTCCAGCCAGAGCTACCAGCCCGTCCAGCGCGGCACGTACGCCATGACCGCACGGCAGGTCAGCGCGGGCGGCCGCACGTACGTCCCAGAAGTCCGCGGGTCACCCGCCACACTCCTGAACACCTGGGGCCAGATCTACATGGCCACCACGTACCGCGAAGCCCGGGGCACCATCACCGCCAACGTCACTGGCCTCCCCGCCGGCGGCCAGGGCACCATCACCCTGACTGGCCCCGACGCACAGACCATCAGCGTCTCGAACGGCAGCACGGCCATCAGCGTCGCCGCCGGAACGTACAGCGTGTCCGCACCCGCCGTCACCATCAGTGGCGTCACCTACACACCGACCGTCCCCTCCTCGATCACCGTCACCAATAACGGCAACGTCACGCTCCCCGTGAACTACACCGCGCCGACTGGCGGAACGTTGGTCGTCAACGTGATCGGCCTCCCGACCGGAGGCATGGCCGACATCACCTACTACTACCTTGCGAACGGCGCGACGTCGAAGCAAACATCAGGCAGTGGAACCGTTACCTTCTCGGGCCTTGCAGCAGGCAACTACGTCGTGTATGGCAGCAATTGGCTGACGTACGCCACAACCAACGTCGTCGCGACCCTTCCGGCGGGTGGAACGCAATACGTCACGTTGAACTACGGACTCGGAGCTAGCGAACCGAGGGATCCACCTGATCCACCTGTAGTGCCGACACCGGTCACCCCACCACCGAGTAGTCCGAGCCCCACACCTACACCCACACCTACGCCGAGTCCCACACCCACACCATCACCAGAGCCGAGTCCGACACCAACTCCGCCACCTTCCGGCGGCGGTGGTGGCGGTGGTGGCGGTGGGCCACCCCAGTGCTTCTACGACGGACATGGTGATGGATCGTGTGGTTTTTAA
- a CDS encoding single-stranded DNA-binding protein, with protein MNHVFLIGVLARDPEMRYTPSGTAVFEATIAGEDHITGSDGQPRKLPWYHRVSILGKPAEWQAERNLKAGDAVMVEGSVEYSQWDAPEGGKRSMVRVKAQRMEQLGYSPELIQDAGGGVRMSGGMNEVILIGNVTRDPELRYTPAGDAVLGLGLAVNETWNDRQGQKQEKTHWIDVTLWRELAERMKDLRKGDPVLVQGRLTNEAWTDRDGNKRNTTKVEASLVEALARGTTAQGSTPTRSAAPAPARQPVAAGASRSSSPAPTRPAPTHSGGLDIDQGLDDHFPPDEDLPF; from the coding sequence ATGAATCACGTTTTCCTGATCGGCGTTCTCGCTCGCGACCCCGAAATGCGCTACACCCCCAGCGGCACCGCCGTCTTCGAAGCCACCATCGCCGGTGAAGATCACATCACCGGCAGTGACGGCCAGCCCCGCAAACTCCCCTGGTACCACCGCGTGTCCATCCTCGGCAAACCCGCCGAATGGCAGGCCGAACGCAACCTCAAGGCCGGCGACGCCGTGATGGTCGAAGGCAGCGTGGAGTACAGCCAGTGGGACGCACCGGAAGGCGGCAAGCGCAGCATGGTCCGCGTCAAAGCCCAGCGCATGGAGCAGCTCGGGTACTCGCCGGAACTCATTCAGGACGCCGGAGGCGGTGTGCGGATGAGTGGCGGCATGAACGAAGTCATCCTGATCGGCAACGTCACCCGTGACCCCGAACTCCGCTACACACCCGCCGGCGACGCCGTGCTCGGACTCGGCCTGGCCGTGAACGAGACCTGGAACGACCGTCAGGGTCAGAAGCAGGAGAAGACCCACTGGATCGACGTCACCCTGTGGCGCGAACTCGCCGAACGCATGAAGGACCTCCGCAAAGGGGATCCCGTGCTCGTGCAGGGACGCCTCACCAACGAAGCCTGGACGGATCGCGACGGCAACAAGCGCAACACCACCAAGGTGGAAGCGTCCCTTGTCGAAGCGCTCGCCCGTGGCACCACCGCGCAGGGCAGCACGCCGACCCGCAGTGCCGCGCCCGCCCCCGCACGTCAGCCTGTCGCCGCCGGAGCCTCCCGCTCCAGCAGCCCGGCCCCGACGCGCCCCGCCCCCACCCACTCGGGAGGACTCGACATCGATCAGGGACTGGATGATCACTTCCCGCCCGACGAGGACCTGCCTTTCTGA